A genomic window from Salvia hispanica cultivar TCC Black 2014 chromosome 5, UniMelb_Shisp_WGS_1.0, whole genome shotgun sequence includes:
- the LOC125187905 gene encoding uncharacterized metal-dependent hydrolase YabD translates to MIRLFDAHCHLQDSRVLNVAPKLIKEALDTGVLHFAVNGVCEKDWHLVKEMSDAHPSVVPNFGLHPWFITDRTPDWLKTLRDFLASTPSAAVGEIGLDKGSTGKKIDFTDQVEVFRQQLQLAKELNKPASIHCVRAFGDLLEILKSEGPFPAGLVLHSFLGSAEMVPELAKLGAYFSFSGFLMSMKESKAKKMLKSVPPERILLETDAPDARPSSVDPDSLFVIKREVLDPKEASGGEDTSIVEENLNHPANIHHILAYVAHMLEMEEKELAQLSYENAKRLFSYKGSKLVQA, encoded by the coding sequence ATGATCAGACTCTTCGATGCTCATTGTCACCTACAAGATTCAAGAGTCTTAAATGTGGCTCCCAAACTTATAAAAGAGGCCCTTGATACCGGCGTCCTTCACTTTGCCGTAAATGGAGTGTGTGAGAAGGACTGGCATTTGGTCAAGGAGATGAGCGACGCCCATCCTTCTGTTGTTCCCAACTTTGGCCTTCATCCGTGGTTTATAACCGATAGAACTCCTGATTGGCTGAAGACGTTGAGAGATTTCCTCGCGTCCACTCCCTCTGCTGCAGTAGGAGAGATTGGTTTGGACAAAGGCTCTACTGGGAAGAAGATAGACTTCACAGATCAAGTTGAAGTCTTCCGACAACAGCTCCAACTCGCGAAAGAGCTAAATAAACCAGCATCTATCCATTGTGTGCGTGCCTTTGGCGATCTTCTCGAGATTCTGAAATCCGAGGGGCCTTTCCCTGCTGGGCTGGTGTTACACTCGTTTCTTGGCTCGGCTGAGATGGTTCCTGAATTGGCTAAGCTCGGTGCTTACTTCTCGTTTTCTGGGTTTCTCATGTCGATGAAAGAGAGCAAGGCGAAGAAAATGTTGAAGTCCGTTCCTCCCGAAAGGATTTTGTTGGAGACAGATGCTCCGGATGCCCGGCCAAGCTCAGTTGATCCGGATTCTCTATTTGTGATCAAGAGAGAGGTCTTGGATCCGAAAGAGGCAAGTGGTGGTGAAGATACTTCCATCGTTGAGGAGAATCTCAATCATCCAGCTAACATTCATCACATACTTGCTTATGTTGCACATATGCTTGAAATGGAGGAAAAGGAACTTGCTCAACTCAGctatgaaaatgcaaaacgcCTCTTCTCTTACAAGGGCTCAAAGCTGGTGCAAGCTTAA